From a region of the Nocardioides ginsengisegetis genome:
- the ligD gene encoding non-homologous end-joining DNA ligase: protein MPASKPPAVEIEVDNRVVRVSNPDRVYFPESGATKLDLVQYYLAVGPGIVNALFERPCMLHRFPKGLAGDKVHQKRLPAGAPDWVETVQLHFPRWNRTADELCVTELGSVIWAVQMSTVEFHPWNSRREDTEKPDEWRIDLDPGPLCDFATVQRVTHVAHEVLDEIGATGFPKTSGGSGLHVYVRIAPDHGFKDVRRAALAFAREVERRAPEDVTTTWWRKDRDPHHLFVDYNQNARDHTIAAAYSVRGLPDARVSTPIRWDEVDDVDPRDFTIFTVPERFERLGDLHADIDDHVFDIAPLLAWADRDERDGKVTPEEPDA, encoded by the coding sequence ATGCCCGCCTCGAAGCCGCCCGCTGTCGAGATCGAGGTCGACAACCGCGTGGTCCGTGTGAGCAACCCCGACCGGGTCTACTTTCCCGAGAGCGGCGCCACCAAGCTCGACCTGGTCCAGTACTACCTCGCCGTCGGTCCGGGCATCGTCAACGCGCTCTTCGAACGCCCCTGCATGCTGCACCGCTTCCCGAAGGGCCTCGCGGGCGACAAGGTCCACCAGAAGCGACTTCCGGCCGGTGCGCCCGACTGGGTCGAGACCGTGCAGCTGCACTTCCCGCGGTGGAACCGCACCGCCGACGAGCTCTGCGTGACCGAGCTCGGCAGCGTGATCTGGGCTGTCCAGATGTCGACGGTGGAGTTCCACCCGTGGAACAGCCGCCGCGAGGACACCGAGAAGCCCGACGAGTGGCGCATCGACCTCGACCCCGGACCCCTGTGCGACTTCGCCACCGTCCAGCGGGTCACCCACGTGGCCCACGAGGTCCTCGACGAGATCGGCGCCACCGGCTTCCCCAAGACCAGCGGGGGATCCGGGCTGCACGTCTACGTCCGGATCGCGCCCGACCACGGCTTCAAGGACGTACGCCGCGCGGCGCTCGCCTTCGCCCGCGAGGTCGAGCGCCGGGCCCCCGAGGACGTCACCACGACCTGGTGGCGCAAGGACCGCGACCCGCACCACCTCTTCGTCGACTACAACCAGAACGCCCGGGACCACACCATCGCCGCGGCGTACTCCGTCCGTGGCCTGCCGGACGCCCGTGTGAGCACCCCGATCCGCTGGGACGAGGTCGACGACGTCGACCCGCGCGACTTCACGATCTTCACCGTGCCGGAGCGCTTCGAGCGCCTGGGCGACCTGCACGCCGACATCGACGACCACGTCTTCGACATCGCGCCGCTGCTCGCGTGGGCGGACCGCGACGAGCGCGACGGCAAGGTGACCCCGGAGGAGCCCGATGCTTGA
- a CDS encoding CDP-alcohol phosphatidyltransferase family protein yields the protein MRFWGTTRPGPADVMTLGNATCGASAILVVMAYASRPVHELTHTGVRVVVLLLLVGTIFDSLDGRFARGGRGTRLGPMLDSLADAISFGLAPAALLAQVAMRGASPVEQLVTFAGFIVYVSGALLRLADFSSIRAGDPQFTGLPSPMGAVMLLSLALLTANTLVIAVGMAVVGAMMVSRLVYPLQRGPVVALAGMGWVLGIAGTLGVYDVRIFAAFVLLVVGVVLPVLPKLAPRFRPAI from the coding sequence ATGAGGTTCTGGGGCACCACCCGGCCCGGACCGGCCGACGTGATGACGCTGGGCAACGCCACGTGCGGCGCCTCGGCGATCCTCGTGGTGATGGCCTACGCCAGCCGCCCGGTGCACGAGCTCACCCACACCGGCGTCCGCGTCGTGGTGCTCCTGCTGCTCGTCGGCACCATCTTCGACTCCCTCGACGGGCGCTTCGCCCGCGGCGGACGGGGCACCCGGCTCGGCCCGATGCTCGACTCCCTGGCCGATGCGATCTCCTTCGGCCTCGCCCCGGCTGCCCTGCTCGCCCAGGTGGCCATGCGTGGCGCCTCGCCGGTCGAGCAGCTGGTGACCTTCGCGGGGTTCATCGTCTACGTCAGCGGCGCGCTGCTGCGGCTGGCGGACTTCTCCTCGATCCGCGCCGGCGACCCGCAGTTCACGGGGCTGCCGTCCCCCATGGGCGCGGTGATGCTGCTCTCGCTGGCGCTGCTGACGGCCAACACCCTCGTGATCGCGGTAGGGATGGCCGTGGTCGGCGCGATGATGGTCAGCCGGCTCGTCTACCCGCTCCAGCGGGGCCCGGTCGTCGCCCTGGCCGGCATGGGCTGGGTGCTCGGCATCGCCGGGACGCTCGGGGTCTACGACGTGCGCATCTTCGCAGCCTTCGTGCTGCTGGTCGTCGGCGTCGTGCTGCCCGTGCTGCCCAAGCTGGCGCCGCGCTTCCGCCCCGCCATCTGA
- a CDS encoding phosphatidylserine decarboxylase, giving the protein MSLRPARGTPWWIALTWAPALIVPRLPFRLVLTAAAAATTSFFRDPERRPAGPGLVAAADGKIREVVQREDGRWFVSTYLALYNVHVSRMPCDATVLEQDHIEGDHRLAFADDAHTNERMEWLLDTAYGKLEMTQFSGAAARRIIPYVGPGAVLRRGDRIGLIRFGSRVDLLLPVGLVPTVREGQRVRGAQDVVAVAETAEPTR; this is encoded by the coding sequence ATGAGCCTGCGCCCCGCCCGCGGGACGCCATGGTGGATCGCCCTCACGTGGGCGCCCGCCCTGATCGTCCCCCGCCTCCCGTTCCGCCTCGTCCTGACGGCCGCGGCCGCTGCGACGACCTCGTTCTTCCGCGACCCGGAGCGCCGTCCGGCCGGTCCCGGCCTGGTGGCCGCCGCCGACGGCAAGATCCGCGAGGTGGTGCAGCGCGAGGACGGCCGCTGGTTCGTCTCGACCTACCTCGCCCTCTACAACGTGCACGTCTCGCGGATGCCCTGCGACGCCACCGTGCTCGAGCAGGACCACATCGAGGGCGACCACCGCCTCGCCTTCGCCGACGACGCCCACACCAACGAGCGCATGGAGTGGCTGCTCGACACGGCGTACGGCAAGCTGGAGATGACGCAGTTCTCCGGTGCCGCCGCGCGCCGGATCATCCCGTACGTCGGCCCCGGCGCCGTGCTGCGCCGCGGCGACCGGATCGGCCTGATCCGCTTCGGCTCCCGCGTCGACCTGCTGCTGCCGGTCGGCCTCGTCCCGACGGTCCGCGAGGGCCAGCGCGTGCGCGGCGCCCAGGACGTCGTCGCCGTCGCCGAGACCGCGGAGCCCACCCGATGA
- the rpe gene encoding ribulose-phosphate 3-epimerase, with product MGIQITPSILNADFADLGAEVARIGSADWVHVDVMDNHFVPNLTFGPTMVEALARSTDTPLDAHLMIEDPDRNAVTYVEAGCSSVTFHVEAAKAPVRLAREIRKAGARASMALKPATPIEPYEDLLPELDMLLLMTVEPGFGGQKFLDLCLPKIRRARQLMDKHGVETWLQVDGGVSLETIERCAEAGADVFVAGSAVYSAADPDAMVASLRQAAESAVRG from the coding sequence GTGGGAATCCAGATCACGCCGTCCATCCTGAACGCCGACTTCGCCGACCTCGGGGCGGAGGTTGCCCGGATCGGGAGCGCCGACTGGGTGCACGTGGACGTGATGGACAACCACTTCGTGCCCAACCTCACCTTCGGCCCGACCATGGTGGAGGCGCTGGCGCGCAGCACCGACACGCCTCTCGACGCGCACCTGATGATCGAGGACCCCGACCGCAACGCGGTGACGTACGTCGAGGCGGGCTGCTCGTCGGTGACCTTCCACGTCGAGGCGGCCAAGGCGCCGGTGCGGCTGGCCCGCGAGATCCGCAAGGCCGGTGCCCGGGCCAGCATGGCGCTCAAGCCGGCGACGCCGATCGAGCCCTACGAGGACCTCCTCCCCGAGCTCGACATGCTGCTCCTGATGACCGTCGAGCCCGGCTTCGGCGGCCAGAAGTTCCTCGACCTGTGCCTGCCCAAGATCCGCCGCGCGCGCCAGCTCATGGACAAGCACGGCGTCGAGACCTGGCTGCAGGTCGACGGCGGCGTCTCGCTGGAGACCATCGAGCGCTGCGCCGAGGCCGGGGCCGACGTGTTCGTCGCCGGGTCCGCCGTCTACTCGGCGGCCGATCCGGACGCCATGGTCGCCAGCCTGCGCCAGGCGGCCGAGTCCGCCGTCCGGGGCTGA
- a CDS encoding maleylpyruvate isomerase N-terminal domain-containing protein — protein sequence MQATYVRAADLFRQVLSELRPDDLERPVPSCPGWTVSDVVTHVYDNHVQALGPERADADDVMAAYALAIPDEPDLARGATFDTLDLTLHAWDIALACGVELRFGEDQLAFLEAVAIEAGDRLYVDEGFARLEGEDANPSGLDRQGIALLPFGRRR from the coding sequence ATGCAGGCCACCTACGTGCGCGCCGCAGACCTGTTCCGCCAGGTCCTGTCGGAGCTGCGCCCCGACGACCTCGAGCGCCCGGTCCCGTCGTGCCCGGGCTGGACCGTCTCGGACGTCGTCACCCACGTGTACGACAACCACGTGCAGGCGCTCGGCCCCGAGCGGGCGGACGCGGACGACGTGATGGCGGCGTACGCCCTCGCGATCCCGGACGAGCCGGACCTCGCCCGCGGCGCCACGTTCGACACCCTCGACCTGACCCTGCACGCCTGGGACATCGCCCTGGCCTGCGGCGTCGAGCTGCGCTTCGGCGAGGACCAGCTCGCCTTCCTCGAGGCGGTCGCCATCGAGGCGGGGGACCGGCTCTACGTCGACGAGGGCTTCGCCCGGCTCGAGGGCGAGGACGCCAACCCGTCGGGCCTGGACCGCCAGGGGATCGCGCTGCTCCCGTTCGGCCGCAGGCGCTGA
- the ribD gene encoding bifunctional diaminohydroxyphosphoribosylaminopyrimidine deaminase/5-amino-6-(5-phosphoribosylamino)uracil reductase RibD produces the protein MADTTFTDAERRAMSTALALATMPGVPLGPNPRVGCVLLDDDGAIVAEGHHRGAGTAHAEADALARAGDQARGTTAVVTLEPCNHTGRTGPCAQALVDAGVRRVVFAQPDPNPLATGGTETLRAAGVEVVGGLLHDEARAVNRAWTFAVEHGRPFVTWKFATTLDGRSAAADGTSRWVSGAAARRDTHRLRAECDVMLVGTNTVEVDDPALTVRDIDDEPFPHQPLRAVMGERDLDPGRRIFDPALSLGAESVHLRTRDPRAALAELFARGRQHVFLEGGPTLAAAFLTAGLVDEVVAYVSPMLLGAGQAAVADLGITTIADALRPTVTDVTVLDAPGEPPNVRLTMTPTTSKGA, from the coding sequence ATGGCAGACACCACGTTCACCGACGCCGAGCGGCGTGCGATGTCGACCGCACTCGCCCTCGCGACCATGCCCGGCGTCCCGCTCGGCCCCAACCCGCGCGTCGGCTGCGTCCTGCTCGACGACGACGGTGCCATCGTGGCCGAGGGCCACCACCGCGGCGCAGGCACCGCCCACGCCGAGGCCGACGCGCTCGCCCGGGCCGGCGACCAGGCCCGTGGCACGACGGCGGTCGTCACCCTCGAGCCCTGCAACCACACCGGCCGCACGGGCCCGTGCGCCCAGGCGCTGGTGGACGCCGGCGTACGCCGCGTGGTCTTCGCCCAGCCCGACCCCAACCCCCTCGCGACCGGCGGCACCGAGACCCTGCGCGCCGCGGGGGTCGAGGTGGTCGGCGGGCTGCTCCACGACGAGGCGCGGGCCGTCAACCGGGCCTGGACCTTCGCCGTCGAGCACGGCCGGCCGTTCGTCACCTGGAAGTTCGCCACGACGCTCGACGGCCGCAGCGCCGCCGCCGACGGCACCAGCCGCTGGGTCTCCGGCGCGGCCGCCCGGCGCGACACGCACAGACTCCGCGCCGAGTGCGACGTGATGCTGGTCGGCACCAACACCGTCGAGGTCGACGACCCGGCCCTGACGGTCCGCGACATCGACGACGAGCCGTTCCCGCACCAGCCCCTGCGCGCGGTCATGGGGGAGCGCGACCTCGACCCGGGCCGACGGATCTTCGACCCGGCGCTCTCCCTGGGTGCCGAGTCGGTGCACCTGCGCACCCGCGACCCGCGCGCGGCGCTGGCGGAGCTGTTCGCCCGCGGCCGCCAGCACGTCTTCCTCGAGGGCGGCCCGACGTTGGCCGCGGCGTTCCTGACAGCCGGCCTGGTCGACGAGGTCGTCGCCTACGTCTCGCCGATGCTGCTCGGCGCCGGGCAGGCCGCCGTCGCCGACCTCGGAATCACCACCATCGCCGACGCGTTGCGTCCCACGGTCACCGACGTGACCGTCCTGGACGCGCCCGGCGAGCCACCCAACGTGCGTCTCACCATGACGCCCACCACCAGCAAGGGAGCCTGA
- a CDS encoding riboflavin synthase, with product MFTGIVEELGTVESIEDQGDAIRLTIRATTVLEDAGLGDSIAVNGCCLTVAERTDDTWTADVMQETLDKTSLYGVAAGDRVNLERAVTADKRLGGHIVQGHVDGVGTVVGRTPSEHWEVVEIALPDGLGRYLVDKGSITVDGVSLTVVEARDDSFTVSLIPETLARTTLGTRGPGERVNLEADILAKHVEKLLAWRETQHQKGGDA from the coding sequence ATGTTCACCGGAATCGTCGAGGAGCTCGGCACCGTCGAGTCGATCGAGGACCAGGGCGACGCGATCCGCCTCACCATCCGCGCCACCACAGTCCTGGAGGACGCCGGGCTCGGCGACTCGATCGCGGTCAACGGCTGCTGCCTGACCGTGGCCGAGCGCACCGACGACACCTGGACCGCCGACGTGATGCAGGAGACCCTCGACAAGACCAGCCTCTACGGCGTGGCCGCGGGCGACCGGGTCAACCTCGAGCGGGCCGTGACCGCGGACAAGCGCCTCGGCGGCCACATCGTCCAGGGCCACGTCGACGGCGTCGGCACCGTCGTGGGCCGGACCCCCAGCGAGCACTGGGAGGTCGTCGAGATCGCCCTGCCCGACGGACTCGGCCGCTACCTCGTGGACAAGGGCTCCATCACCGTCGACGGGGTCAGCCTGACCGTCGTGGAGGCCCGGGACGACAGCTTCACCGTCAGCCTGATCCCCGAGACCCTGGCCCGCACCACGCTCGGCACCCGGGGCCCGGGGGAGCGGGTCAACCTCGAGGCCGACATCCTCGCCAAGCACGTCGAGAAGCTGCTGGCCTGGCGCGAGACGCAGCACCAGAAGGGCGGGGACGCCTGA
- the pnuC gene encoding nicotinamide riboside transporter PnuC: MLDWLLHGTIPVGDGALYVREVVGNLFGLASALLGMRRRVWAWPVGLVGNALLFTVFVGGELSGQTGGEPLWGQAGRQIMFAVASLYGWWRWSRNRDESADGGAVTPRWASARERLALVALAGAGYVLAYELLVRIGSWGPTTEAWILAGSLLATYGMARGWVEFWLVWIAVDVVGVTTLVRAGYYPTAGMYLFYGVFCLAGFATWWRATRTTAPTAATLEGAHA; this comes from the coding sequence ATGCTCGACTGGCTGCTGCACGGCACCATCCCGGTCGGCGACGGCGCGCTCTACGTGCGCGAGGTCGTCGGCAACCTCTTCGGCCTCGCCAGCGCGCTGCTCGGCATGCGACGGCGCGTCTGGGCCTGGCCGGTCGGCCTGGTCGGCAACGCCTTGCTGTTCACGGTGTTCGTGGGCGGCGAGCTGAGCGGCCAGACCGGCGGCGAGCCGCTCTGGGGCCAGGCCGGCCGCCAGATCATGTTCGCGGTCGCCAGCCTCTACGGCTGGTGGCGCTGGAGCCGCAACCGCGACGAGTCCGCCGACGGCGGCGCAGTCACGCCGCGCTGGGCCTCGGCCCGCGAGCGCCTCGCCCTCGTGGCGCTCGCCGGAGCCGGCTACGTCCTGGCCTACGAGCTGCTCGTCCGGATCGGCTCCTGGGGCCCCACCACCGAGGCGTGGATCCTCGCCGGGTCGCTGCTGGCGACCTACGGCATGGCCCGCGGCTGGGTGGAGTTCTGGCTGGTGTGGATCGCCGTCGACGTCGTCGGCGTGACCACGCTGGTCCGGGCCGGCTACTACCCGACGGCCGGCATGTACCTCTTCTACGGCGTGTTCTGCCTCGCCGGCTTCGCCACCTGGTGGCGAGCGACCCGCACGACGGCCCCCACGGCCGCCACCCTCGAAGGAGCGCACGCATGA
- a CDS encoding bifunctional 3,4-dihydroxy-2-butanone-4-phosphate synthase/GTP cyclohydrolase II — MSEQHDPTTGEHTKVRLDSVERAIADIAAGKAVVVVDDEDRENEGDIIFAASKATPELMAFTIRHSSGVICVPMPAAMLDRLEIPLMTPHNKDKLRTAYTISVDARDGVSTGISAADRAHTARVLADSATEPWEITRPGHVFPLRYREGGVLVRRGHTEAAVDLAMLAGLTPAGVLVEVVNDDGTMKRGPELRAFADEHGLAMISIEDLVRYRRRHEVLVERVAETRLPTRHGEFTAFGYRITVDASEHIALVYGDVSGPEPVLTRVHSECLTGDVFGSHRCDCGPQLDEALERVVEAGRGVVVYLRGHEGRGIGLIAKLQAYALQDGGRDTVDANLDLGLPADARHYGTATQVLRDLGIESVRLLTNNPDKVHNLEDFGIKVAERVPLTPHPNDHNLAYLLTKRDRMGHHLPDLVAHENGADA, encoded by the coding sequence ATGAGCGAGCAGCACGACCCCACCACCGGCGAGCACACCAAGGTCCGTCTGGACAGCGTCGAGCGGGCGATCGCGGACATCGCCGCCGGCAAGGCCGTCGTGGTCGTCGACGACGAGGACCGCGAGAACGAGGGCGACATCATCTTCGCGGCCAGCAAGGCGACGCCGGAGCTGATGGCGTTCACGATCCGCCACTCCAGCGGCGTGATCTGCGTGCCGATGCCCGCGGCCATGCTGGACCGTCTCGAGATCCCGCTGATGACCCCGCACAACAAGGACAAGCTGCGCACGGCGTACACCATCTCGGTGGACGCCCGGGACGGCGTGTCCACCGGCATCAGCGCCGCCGACCGGGCCCACACGGCGCGCGTCCTGGCCGACTCGGCCACCGAGCCGTGGGAGATCACCCGACCCGGCCACGTCTTCCCGCTGCGCTACCGCGAGGGCGGGGTGCTCGTCCGCCGCGGCCACACCGAGGCGGCCGTCGACCTGGCCATGCTGGCGGGCCTGACCCCGGCAGGCGTGCTGGTCGAGGTCGTCAACGACGACGGCACGATGAAGCGGGGCCCCGAGCTCCGTGCGTTCGCCGACGAGCACGGGCTCGCCATGATCTCGATCGAGGACCTGGTCCGCTACCGCCGTCGTCACGAGGTGTTGGTCGAGCGCGTCGCCGAGACCCGCCTGCCGACCCGCCACGGCGAGTTCACCGCCTTCGGCTACCGGATCACCGTCGACGCCTCCGAGCACATCGCGCTGGTCTACGGCGACGTCTCGGGGCCGGAGCCGGTCCTGACCCGGGTCCACTCGGAGTGCCTGACCGGTGACGTCTTCGGCAGCCACCGGTGCGACTGCGGCCCCCAGCTCGACGAGGCTCTCGAGAGGGTCGTCGAGGCGGGCCGCGGCGTGGTCGTCTACCTGCGCGGTCACGAGGGCCGCGGGATCGGGCTCATCGCCAAGCTCCAGGCGTACGCACTCCAGGACGGCGGCCGCGACACCGTGGACGCCAACCTCGACCTCGGCCTGCCCGCCGACGCCCGCCACTACGGCACCGCCACCCAGGTCCTGCGCGACCTGGGCATCGAGAGCGTGCGGCTGCTGACCAACAACCCCGACAAGGTCCACAACCTCGAGGACTTCGGGATCAAGGTGGCCGAGCGGGTGCCCCTCACCCCGCACCCCAACGACCACAACCTCGCCTACCTGCTGACCAAGCGCGACCGGATGGGGCACCACCTGCCCGACCTGGTCGCCCACGAGAACGGAGCGGACGCATGA
- the ribH gene encoding 6,7-dimethyl-8-ribityllumazine synthase — protein sequence MSGAGAPDTKPLDCHDLRVAVVAASWHTQVMDGLIDGALRACKDYRVDAPTIVRVPGTFELPVVASALAGQGYDAVVALGVVIRGGTPHFDYVCNAATDGLTRVALDHTTAVGFGVLTCDNDEQALDRAGLEGSREDKGYEATSAALATAQTIKTIKRGYEA from the coding sequence ATGAGCGGCGCCGGAGCCCCCGACACCAAGCCCCTCGACTGCCACGACCTGCGGGTCGCGGTCGTCGCCGCGAGCTGGCACACCCAGGTCATGGACGGCCTGATCGACGGCGCGCTGCGCGCCTGCAAGGACTACCGCGTCGACGCGCCGACGATCGTCCGGGTGCCCGGCACCTTCGAGCTGCCCGTGGTCGCCTCGGCCCTGGCCGGCCAGGGGTACGACGCCGTCGTCGCCCTGGGCGTCGTCATCCGGGGCGGCACGCCCCACTTCGACTACGTGTGCAACGCCGCCACCGACGGGCTCACCCGGGTCGCGCTCGACCACACGACGGCCGTCGGCTTCGGCGTGCTCACGTGCGACAACGACGAGCAGGCCCTGGACCGCGCCGGCCTCGAGGGCTCCCGCGAGGACAAGGGCTACGAGGCCACCTCGGCCGCCCTGGCCACTGCGCAGACCATCAAGACGATCAAGCGCGGCTACGAGGCCTGA
- a CDS encoding phosphoribosyl-ATP diphosphatase, which yields MKTFEGLWAELNEKALTRPEGSGTVRQLDAGVHAIGKKLVEEAAESWMAAEHEGKERAAEEISQLLYHAQCLMIASGISLDDVYLHL from the coding sequence GTGAAGACGTTCGAGGGACTCTGGGCCGAGCTCAACGAGAAGGCCCTGACCCGACCCGAGGGATCCGGCACCGTGCGACAGCTCGACGCCGGCGTCCATGCGATCGGCAAGAAGCTGGTCGAGGAGGCCGCCGAGTCCTGGATGGCCGCCGAGCACGAGGGCAAGGAGCGGGCGGCCGAGGAGATCAGCCAGCTGCTCTACCACGCCCAGTGCCTCATGATCGCCAGCGGCATCTCCCTCGACGACGTCTACCTCCACCTCTGA
- the hisG gene encoding ATP phosphoribosyltransferase has product MTSTERLLRVAVPNKGSLSQSASEILRESGYRQRNDSKELTLIDAENGVEFFYLRPRDIALYVGEGTLDVGITGRDLLRDSGAKAEEVLDLGFGRSRFHFAGPAGRYTDLAQLAGLRIATSYVGVVEAFLQERGIEATVTRLDGAVETSIQLGVADVIADVVETGSTLRHAGLATFGEVILESQAVLITRTGDVPSGFEIFQRRLEGVLVARSYVMMDYDIASDQLDRAVAVTPGLEGPTISPLGREGWVAVRAMVPRAGAQRLMDELYDLGARAILLTDIHACRL; this is encoded by the coding sequence ATGACCTCCACCGAACGCCTGCTCCGCGTCGCGGTCCCCAACAAGGGGTCGCTGTCGCAGTCCGCGTCCGAGATCCTGCGCGAGTCCGGCTACCGCCAGCGCAACGACTCCAAGGAGCTCACGCTCATCGACGCCGAGAACGGCGTCGAGTTCTTCTACCTGCGTCCGCGCGACATCGCCCTGTACGTCGGCGAGGGCACCCTCGACGTCGGCATCACCGGGCGCGACCTGCTGCGCGACTCCGGCGCCAAGGCCGAGGAGGTCCTCGACCTGGGGTTCGGCCGCAGCCGCTTCCACTTCGCCGGCCCGGCCGGTCGCTACACCGACCTGGCCCAGCTCGCCGGCCTGCGCATCGCCACGTCGTACGTCGGTGTGGTCGAGGCCTTCCTGCAGGAGCGCGGCATCGAGGCCACCGTCACCCGCCTCGACGGCGCCGTCGAGACCAGCATCCAGCTCGGCGTGGCCGACGTGATCGCGGACGTCGTCGAGACCGGCAGCACCCTCCGGCACGCCGGCCTTGCGACCTTCGGCGAGGTGATCCTCGAGTCCCAGGCCGTGTTGATCACCCGCACCGGCGACGTCCCGTCGGGCTTCGAGATCTTCCAGCGGCGCCTCGAGGGCGTCCTGGTCGCCCGCAGCTACGTGATGATGGACTACGACATCGCGAGCGACCAGCTCGACCGCGCCGTCGCCGTCACGCCAGGCCTGGAGGGGCCGACCATCTCGCCGCTCGGCCGCGAGGGCTGGGTCGCGGTGCGGGCCATGGTGCCGCGCGCCGGCGCGCAGCGGCTGATGGACGAGCTCTACGACCTCGGTGCCCGGGCGATCCTGCTCACCGACATCCATGCCTGCCGGCTCTGA
- a CDS encoding PH domain-containing protein, which yields MPAGSDVPLPALPRTWRPFGARLAGILFGGMLLVVCAFAWFGFDEATRAKFTWFQRGTLVFLGLLAFSAWYALVRSRVVATEEKLVVVNGYRRYEYDWAEVVAVNLAPGAPWVTLDLSDGTTASALAIQGSDGGRAKAAVRDLRRLVAAHSG from the coding sequence ATGCCTGCCGGCTCTGACGTGCCGCTCCCGGCACTGCCCCGCACCTGGCGGCCGTTCGGCGCCCGGCTTGCCGGCATCCTGTTCGGCGGGATGCTGCTGGTGGTCTGCGCGTTCGCGTGGTTCGGCTTCGACGAGGCCACGCGCGCGAAGTTCACCTGGTTCCAGCGCGGCACCCTGGTCTTCCTCGGTCTGCTCGCCTTCTCGGCCTGGTACGCCCTGGTGCGCTCCCGGGTGGTCGCGACCGAGGAGAAGCTGGTCGTGGTCAACGGCTACCGCCGCTACGAGTACGACTGGGCCGAGGTCGTCGCGGTCAACCTGGCGCCGGGCGCCCCGTGGGTGACCCTCGACCTCTCCGACGGCACCACCGCCTCGGCCCTGGCCATCCAGGGCAGCGACGGCGGCCGGGCGAAGGCCGCCGTCCGCGACCTGCGGCGGCTCGTCGCGGCCCACTCGGGGTGA
- a CDS encoding DinB family protein: MADFTDMDLTGAEFRHVDLSRATFRNVDLSGVVMRDVDLVDVRIDGDVRNVVINGVDVAPLVEAELDRRDPGRVRMRPIDPEGFREAWDLVERLWAGTVERARSLDPALLHESVDGEWSFIETLRHLVFATDAWIRRGVLGDPGPWDPLDLPWDQMPDTPGVPRDRDVRPSLDEVLALRHDRMGTVRRLVDTATEESLAAMTEPVDAPGWPPPRSFPVHECLLIVLNEEWCHRQYAERDLDVLVQR; encoded by the coding sequence ATGGCCGACTTCACGGACATGGACCTGACCGGTGCCGAGTTCCGCCACGTGGACCTCTCCCGTGCGACGTTCCGCAACGTCGACCTGAGCGGCGTCGTCATGCGTGACGTCGACCTGGTCGACGTCCGGATCGACGGGGACGTGCGCAACGTGGTGATCAACGGCGTCGACGTGGCGCCGCTGGTCGAGGCGGAGCTGGACCGTCGCGATCCCGGGCGGGTCCGGATGCGCCCCATCGACCCGGAGGGCTTCCGGGAGGCGTGGGACCTCGTCGAGCGGCTCTGGGCGGGCACCGTCGAGCGCGCTCGCAGCCTCGACCCCGCCCTCCTGCACGAGTCCGTCGACGGGGAGTGGTCGTTCATCGAGACGCTGCGCCACCTGGTCTTCGCCACCGACGCGTGGATCCGTCGCGGCGTCCTCGGCGACCCGGGTCCGTGGGACCCGCTCGACCTCCCGTGGGACCAGATGCCCGACACGCCGGGCGTCCCGCGCGACCGCGACGTACGCCCCTCGCTCGACGAGGTGCTCGCGCTGCGACACGACCGGATGGGCACCGTGCGCCGGCTGGTGGACACCGCCACCGAGGAGTCCCTCGCCGCGATGACCGAGCCGGTCGACGCGCCGGGCTGGCCGCCGCCGCGCAGCTTCCCGGTCCACGAATGCCTGCTCATCGTGCTCAACGAGGAGTGGTGCCACCGCCAGTACGCCGAGCGGGACCTCGACGTCCTGGTCCAGCGCTAG